In a genomic window of Alphaproteobacteria bacterium:
- a CDS encoding HypC/HybG/HupF family hydrogenase formation chaperone, with the protein MCMAIPSEVIAIENGMATVECFGVTRQASLLMMGDEVEIGDFVLIQAGGFVAEKVDRETALETQAMMAEALSQPSA; encoded by the coding sequence ATGTGCATGGCCATTCCGTCCGAAGTGATCGCTATCGAGAACGGCATGGCCACCGTGGAATGCTTCGGCGTCACGCGCCAAGCCAGCCTGCTGATGATGGGTGACGAGGTGGAAATCGGCGATTTCGTGCTGATCCAGGCGGGCGGCTTCGTGGCCGAGAAAGTCGATAGGGAGACGGCGCTGGAAACGCAGGCTATGATGGCCGAAGCGCTTTCCCAGCCATCCGCATGA
- a CDS encoding nickel-dependent hydrogenase large subunit produces the protein MTTPAAALEGVLRARLCVEGGMIRSALVAPRPTPPIKSLLKGRKLAEAVRLLPRLFSLCGMAQTVAALGAAEMALALPVSAAQVAARLAFTLAETVQEHATRLLLDAPLALGEAPDAQAAKTIRRHVAGLVPLVCANDAWVKPGGGQLDPDRKGLAEWLETLRRLVLTHLMAGCDVAGLTQASELERWAKKGGSTAALGMARIFKDQQARLGASATFLMGRLDLEFVRSALACEGGLDFASAPRNADGFCLETGPLSRQYENPLIKDLHRHYGYGLAARYAARLIELSHAVTGIALSLPLLDAEGASNDDPAGGDGEGLGSAEAARGRLFHWLRLRDGLVDDYRLLAPTEWNFHPDGAFAQGLKAVAAKDDEAVLRAAKLHGLALDPCVLLKIEVDYA, from the coding sequence ATGACGACACCCGCGGCCGCCTTGGAGGGCGTGTTGCGCGCCCGACTTTGCGTGGAGGGCGGCATGATCAGGTCGGCGCTGGTGGCGCCGCGTCCCACCCCGCCCATCAAATCCTTGCTCAAGGGCCGCAAGCTGGCCGAGGCGGTTCGGCTTCTGCCCCGCCTGTTCAGCCTTTGCGGCATGGCGCAGACCGTGGCGGCCCTGGGAGCCGCCGAAATGGCGCTGGCCTTGCCTGTATCGGCTGCCCAGGTCGCGGCCAGACTGGCTTTTACCCTGGCGGAAACGGTGCAGGAACATGCCACGCGCCTGCTGCTGGACGCTCCCTTGGCGCTGGGCGAAGCGCCCGATGCCCAAGCGGCCAAAACCATCCGCCGCCATGTCGCTGGACTGGTCCCCTTGGTCTGTGCGAACGACGCATGGGTCAAGCCGGGCGGCGGCCAGTTGGACCCTGATCGCAAAGGGCTGGCCGAGTGGCTGGAAACGCTGCGCCGCTTGGTGCTGACCCATCTGATGGCGGGCTGCGACGTGGCCGGACTGACGCAAGCGTCTGAGCTGGAACGCTGGGCCAAGAAAGGCGGCTCGACCGCCGCCCTGGGCATGGCGCGGATCTTCAAGGATCAGCAGGCTAGGCTTGGCGCGAGCGCCACCTTTCTGATGGGGCGGCTGGACCTTGAATTCGTCCGCTCGGCATTGGCCTGTGAAGGCGGGTTGGACTTCGCGAGCGCGCCCAGGAACGCCGACGGCTTTTGCCTGGAGACCGGGCCGTTGTCTCGCCAGTACGAAAATCCGCTGATCAAGGATTTGCATCGCCATTACGGATATGGCTTGGCGGCAAGATACGCCGCCCGGTTGATCGAACTTAGCCATGCCGTAACGGGCATTGCGCTTTCCCTGCCGTTGTTGGACGCTGAAGGGGCCAGCAATGATGATCCGGCAGGCGGCGACGGCGAAGGGCTGGGTAGCGCCGAGGCGGCGCGAGGACGGCTGTTTCACTGGCTGCGCTTGCGAGACGGGCTGGTTGATGACTACCGGCTACTGGCTCCCACCGAATGGAATTTCCATCCCGACGGCGCCTTCGCACAGGGATTGAAAGCCGTTGCGGCCAAGGATGACGAAGCCGTCCTGCGGGCCGCCAAGTTGCATGGGCTGGCGCTTGACCCTTGCGTCTTGCTCAAAATCGAGGTGGACTATGCATGA
- the hypA gene encoding hydrogenase maturation nickel metallochaperone HypA, with product MHEMSLADGIARIIQAQADEHGFSKVLTVRVQIGQLAHVDPDALAFCFGAVMKGTPAETAKLVIERAEGLVWCLGCAEQVAIKVWGEACPKCGSFDLKADGGDGMRILDLEVE from the coding sequence ATGCATGAAATGTCGCTGGCCGACGGGATCGCGCGCATCATTCAAGCCCAGGCCGATGAGCACGGCTTTTCCAAGGTGCTGACGGTGCGAGTCCAAATCGGCCAACTGGCCCATGTCGATCCCGACGCCCTGGCCTTTTGCTTTGGCGCCGTCATGAAGGGCACGCCCGCCGAAACGGCCAAGCTGGTGATCGAGCGCGCCGAGGGGCTGGTCTGGTGTTTGGGCTGCGCCGAACAGGTGGCGATCAAGGTTTGGGGCGAAGCCTGCCCCAAATGCGGCAGTTTCGATCTGAAGGCCGACGGCGGCGACGGCATGCGAATTTTGGATTTGGAGGTCGAGTGA
- the hypB gene encoding hydrogenase nickel incorporation protein HypB, with protein sequence MCSICGCGEHKHHGHDHHHDHDHDHGHDHDHAHHDHPHAPDQGRLLRIEQDILSENNRWAALNRKTFQEQATLALNLVSSPGSGKTTLLVKTIGMLKGKLPLAVVEGDQQTALDAERIEATGIPAHQVNTGKGCHLDAHMVRHALETLPLGEGGVLFIENVGNLVCPAGFDLGEAAKVAVLSVTEGEDKPLKYPDMFRAASLMILNKIDLLAHLDFDVEKCVEYARRVHPNIGVIKLSARSGEGMESWLAWIQAQQALLRVAG encoded by the coding sequence ATGTGTAGCATATGCGGCTGCGGCGAGCACAAACATCATGGACACGACCATCATCACGACCATGATCATGATCACGGCCATGATCACGATCACGCCCATCATGACCATCCGCACGCGCCGGATCAGGGACGCTTGTTGCGCATCGAGCAAGACATTCTGTCCGAGAACAATCGCTGGGCCGCGCTCAACCGCAAAACCTTCCAGGAGCAAGCGACGCTGGCGCTCAATCTGGTGTCCAGCCCCGGCTCGGGCAAAACGACGCTGCTGGTCAAGACCATCGGCATGCTGAAGGGAAAGCTGCCCTTGGCCGTGGTCGAGGGCGATCAGCAGACGGCGTTGGACGCCGAGCGCATCGAAGCCACCGGCATTCCCGCCCATCAGGTCAATACCGGCAAGGGCTGCCATCTCGACGCCCATATGGTGCGCCATGCCCTGGAAACCCTGCCCTTGGGCGAAGGCGGCGTTTTGTTCATCGAGAATGTGGGCAATCTGGTTTGCCCCGCCGGCTTCGATTTGGGCGAGGCGGCCAAGGTGGCCGTGCTGTCGGTGACCGAGGGCGAGGACAAGCCGCTCAAATATCCCGACATGTTCAGGGCCGCCAGTCTGATGATTCTGAACAAGATCGATCTGTTGGCGCATCTCGATTTCGACGTCGAGAAATGCGTCGAATACGCAAGGCGCGTACATCCCAATATCGGCGTGATCAAACTGTCGGCCCGCTCCGGCGAGGGGATGGAGTCCTGGCTGGCCTGGATCCAAGCCCAGCAGGCCCTGCTGCGCGTGGCGGGATGA
- a CDS encoding hydrogenase maturation protein HypF: protein MIEFDLPFDAPAVLAVGAYLKNNVAAAKGRKAVVSEARGNLETPDDIRRFKEDLQSMIDWLGEPARRIAHDLHPDFPNSRHAQSLGIPALAVQHHHAHVAAVAAEHGLLEPVIGLALDGFGLGPGNQSWGGELLLVNGPGYERLGHLQSLAQPGGDVAARQPWRMAASVLHELGQTGTIAQRFSDQQGAEVIGQMLARSVNCPRTTSCGRLFDAACGLLNLLPVAAFEGQAPMMLESLAKAPEIMAGGWKIEGEVLSFMPLLARLDGMDAVLGSNLFHGTLAAGLAEFAALQAQKRGIGRVALSGGCFLNAVLTAQIERHLAAKGLQALKACRLSPGDGGLALGQAWVAALDPETLLSG from the coding sequence ATGATTGAATTCGACCTTCCCTTTGATGCACCCGCGGTGCTGGCGGTCGGCGCTTACCTCAAAAACAACGTCGCCGCCGCCAAGGGGCGAAAGGCCGTTGTTTCCGAAGCCAGGGGCAATCTGGAAACGCCCGACGACATCAGGCGTTTCAAGGAAGACCTGCAAAGCATGATCGATTGGTTGGGCGAACCCGCCCGGCGCATCGCCCATGATCTGCATCCCGATTTTCCCAACAGCCGCCACGCTCAAAGCCTGGGCATTCCCGCCCTGGCCGTGCAGCATCATCACGCCCATGTCGCCGCCGTGGCCGCCGAGCATGGCCTTCTGGAACCCGTGATCGGTCTGGCCCTGGATGGTTTCGGCCTGGGGCCAGGCAACCAATCTTGGGGCGGCGAGTTGTTGCTTGTGAACGGTCCTGGGTACGAGCGCCTGGGCCATCTTCAGTCCTTGGCCCAACCGGGGGGCGATGTGGCGGCGCGCCAACCCTGGCGCATGGCGGCTTCTGTTCTGCACGAGTTGGGGCAAACCGGAACCATCGCCCAGCGTTTTTCCGATCAGCAAGGGGCCGAGGTGATCGGGCAGATGCTGGCCCGTTCGGTCAATTGTCCGCGCACCACCAGTTGCGGCCGTTTGTTTGACGCCGCCTGCGGCCTGCTGAATCTGTTGCCGGTGGCCGCATTCGAAGGTCAGGCTCCGATGATGCTGGAAAGCCTAGCTAAGGCCCCCGAAATCATGGCGGGCGGTTGGAAGATCGAGGGCGAGGTCTTGTCCTTCATGCCCCTGCTGGCCAGGCTGGACGGCATGGACGCCGTGCTTGGATCCAATCTTTTCCATGGCACACTGGCCGCCGGACTGGCCGAATTCGCCGCCCTTCAGGCGCAAAAGCGCGGGATCGGACGGGTGGCGCTGTCGGGCGGCTGTTTTTTGAACGCCGTGCTGACGGCCCAAATCGAGCGCCATCTTGCCGCCAAGGGCTTGCAGGCCCTGAAGGCTTGCCGCCTGTCGCCCGGCGACGGCGGCCTGGCCCTGGGTCAGGCCTGGGTGGCGGCGCTTGATCCAGAGACTTTGTTAAGCGGTTAG
- a CDS encoding type II toxin-antitoxin system Phd/YefM family antitoxin, with product MPSTAPNWSLFDAKARFSEVVERARHDGPQFVTKRGEPAVVILSAEDYAALRPPLQAGRTFKDVLVGGPKLDEDVIDLINARSRDFGREIDL from the coding sequence ATGCCCTCCACCGCCCCTAATTGGTCCTTGTTCGACGCCAAGGCGCGTTTCAGCGAAGTGGTCGAGCGGGCGCGCCATGACGGGCCGCAATTCGTCACCAAGCGGGGCGAGCCAGCGGTGGTGATCCTTTCCGCCGAAGATTATGCGGCGCTGCGCCCCCCTTTGCAGGCTGGAAGGACGTTCAAGGATGTTCTGGTCGGCGGCCCCAAGCTAGATGAGGACGTTATCGATCTCATCAATGCGCGCTCCCGGGATTTTGGGCGCGAGATCGATTTGTGA
- a CDS encoding type II toxin-antitoxin system VapC family toxin, which yields MRYLLDTNVISETRRKAPNPDVVAWIERAAPDSLLISALTLGEIAKGAESLLRRDPVAANSLYAWLETIQANFADRVLGIDGDVSMAWGRLCAHRPLPVIDGLLAATALVRGLTLVTRNAADFTGTGVILLNPWLDLKSA from the coding sequence GTGAGATATCTGCTCGATACCAATGTCATTTCGGAGACCCGGCGCAAGGCGCCAAATCCTGATGTTGTTGCATGGATCGAGCGGGCCGCGCCGGACTCGTTGCTCATAAGCGCCCTCACCTTGGGCGAAATCGCCAAAGGAGCGGAAAGTCTTTTGCGCCGCGACCCCGTGGCCGCCAATTCGCTCTATGCCTGGCTGGAGACGATCCAGGCCAATTTCGCCGACCGCGTGCTAGGGATAGACGGCGACGTCTCAATGGCATGGGGCCGACTTTGCGCACATCGTCCGTTGCCCGTCATCGATGGCCTGCTGGCGGCGACCGCTCTGGTCAGGGGCTTGACGCTTGTCACGCGCAATGCGGCGGATTTCACAGGAACGGGCGTGATTTTGCTCAATCCCTGGCTGGACCTGAAGTCCGCTTGA
- a CDS encoding HypC/HybG/HupF family hydrogenase formation chaperone produces MCLAMPARVVEMRDDDQAVVELDGVRKEISVALIEAPRVGDYVIVHVGYALSRLDPEEAAKTLALFAEMQAAGAAA; encoded by the coding sequence ATGTGCCTAGCCATGCCCGCCCGCGTTGTCGAGATGAGGGACGACGATCAAGCCGTCGTCGAGCTTGACGGCGTGCGCAAGGAAATCTCGGTGGCCCTGATCGAAGCGCCCCGGGTGGGCGATTACGTCATTGTACATGTGGGCTATGCGCTGTCGCGTCTCGATCCCGAAGAGGCCGCGAAGACGCTGGCCTTGTTCGCCGAAATGCAGGCAGCCGGAGCCGCGGCTTGA
- the hypD gene encoding hydrogenase formation protein HypD, producing the protein MKYIDEYRDGDLAKGLASAIAREAKPDCRYHFMEFCGGHTHAIFRYGIQDLLPSNVRMIHGPGCPVCVLPMGRIDGAIHLAKQPGVILASYGDMLRVPGGGRESLLKAKALGADVRMIYSPSDAVALAKAHPDREVVFFAIGFETTTPPTALAIRQAHREGLSNFSVYCNHVLTPSAISSILEAPSVRDLGTVPLDGFIGPAHVSTVIGSQPYDYFAEEYRRPVVIAGFEPLDVLQAILMLIRQVNEGRFEVENEFTRAVTKEGNMKAKTLVAETFEMKRSFEWRGLGLVPYSALAIKRQWAQFDAEARFIVPEFKTEDHKACACGAILRGLKTPADCSLFATACTPEHPIGSCMVSAEGACAAYYTYGRQRRKS; encoded by the coding sequence TTGAAATATATCGACGAATACAGGGATGGCGACTTGGCCAAGGGCTTGGCGTCGGCCATCGCGCGCGAGGCCAAGCCCGATTGCCGCTATCACTTCATGGAATTTTGCGGCGGCCATACGCACGCCATCTTTCGCTACGGCATTCAAGACCTGCTGCCTTCCAATGTGCGCATGATCCACGGACCCGGCTGCCCGGTCTGCGTGCTGCCGATGGGCCGCATCGACGGCGCCATTCATTTAGCCAAGCAGCCGGGCGTCATTCTGGCCAGCTATGGCGACATGCTGCGCGTGCCAGGCGGCGGGCGCGAAAGCCTGTTGAAGGCCAAGGCCCTGGGGGCCGACGTGCGCATGATCTATTCGCCGTCGGATGCGGTGGCGCTGGCCAAGGCGCATCCCGACCGCGAGGTGGTTTTCTTCGCCATCGGCTTTGAAACCACCACGCCGCCCACGGCGCTGGCCATCCGCCAGGCCCATAGGGAAGGGCTTTCCAATTTCAGCGTCTATTGCAACCATGTGCTGACCCCTTCGGCGATCTCCAGCATTCTGGAAGCGCCATCCGTGCGCGATCTGGGCACCGTGCCACTGGATGGTTTCATCGGCCCGGCGCATGTCTCCACCGTGATCGGCAGTCAGCCCTACGACTATTTCGCCGAAGAATATCGCCGCCCGGTGGTGATTGCCGGTTTCGAGCCGCTGGACGTTCTGCAAGCCATCTTGATGTTGATCCGCCAAGTGAACGAGGGCCGTTTCGAGGTCGAGAACGAATTCACCCGGGCGGTGACGAAGGAAGGCAACATGAAGGCCAAGACGCTGGTCGCCGAAACATTCGAGATGAAGCGCTCGTTCGAATGGCGCGGCCTTGGCTTGGTGCCCTACAGCGCTTTGGCCATCAAGCGCCAATGGGCCCAATTCGACGCCGAGGCGCGCTTTATCGTGCCCGAGTTCAAAACCGAGGATCACAAGGCCTGCGCTTGCGGGGCCATTCTGCGCGGCCTGAAAACGCCCGCCGATTGCAGCTTGTTCGCCACCGCCTGCACGCCCGAACATCCCATCGGCTCATGCATGGTGTCGGCGGAAGGGGCGTGCGCTGCCTATTACACCTATGGCCGCCAGCGGAGAAAATCATGA
- the hypE gene encoding hydrogenase expression/formation protein HypE — MKLDLEHGVVEMAHGGGGRAMAKLIETIFLGNFDNPLLAQHNDQACFSMQAGRVAMTTDSYVIQPLFFPGGDIGSLAVHGTVNDLAMSGAVPLYLSAGFILEEGLPLGDLAQIARSMAAAAREAGVFIVTGDTKVVEKGKGDGVFINTAGIGVIPDGVAPSGERARPGDAILVSGTLGDHGVAVMSKRENLAFEVDILSDAQALNGLVAAMVAKVPDIHVLRDPTRGGLAATLNEIARQAKVGMELDERAIPIKGAVRAACEFLGLDPLNVANEGKLVAICAGDQAERLLAVMRAHPKGADSAIIGRVTQDADCFVTLKTAFGGTRMVDWLTGEQLPRIC, encoded by the coding sequence ATGAAGCTCGATCTGGAACATGGCGTCGTCGAAATGGCGCATGGCGGCGGCGGGCGGGCCATGGCCAAGCTGATCGAAACCATCTTTCTTGGCAATTTCGACAATCCCTTGCTGGCGCAACACAACGATCAGGCCTGCTTTTCAATGCAGGCCGGACGCGTGGCGATGACCACCGATTCCTATGTCATCCAGCCCTTGTTCTTTCCTGGCGGCGACATCGGCAGCCTTGCCGTGCATGGCACGGTGAACGATCTGGCGATGTCGGGCGCAGTGCCCTTGTATCTGTCGGCGGGCTTCATTCTGGAAGAAGGCTTGCCGCTTGGCGACCTCGCCCAGATCGCGCGCTCGATGGCGGCGGCGGCGCGCGAGGCAGGCGTTTTTATCGTGACCGGCGACACCAAGGTCGTCGAGAAGGGCAAGGGCGACGGCGTTTTCATCAACACCGCCGGAATTGGCGTGATTCCCGATGGCGTGGCGCCCTCTGGCGAGCGCGCTAGGCCCGGCGACGCGATTTTGGTGTCGGGCACGCTGGGCGATCATGGCGTGGCGGTGATGAGCAAGCGCGAGAATCTGGCCTTCGAGGTCGATATCTTGTCGGACGCGCAGGCCTTGAACGGGCTGGTGGCCGCCATGGTGGCAAAAGTGCCGGACATCCATGTGCTGCGCGATCCCACCCGGGGCGGTTTGGCCGCCACGCTGAATGAAATCGCCAGGCAAGCCAAGGTCGGCATGGAATTGGACGAGCGCGCCATTCCCATCAAAGGGGCCGTGCGCGCCGCCTGCGAATTCCTGGGGCTTGATCCCTTGAACGTCGCCAACGAAGGCAAGCTGGTCGCCATCTGCGCAGGCGATCAGGCAGAGCGCCTGCTGGCCGTTATGCGCGCACATCCCAAAGGGGCGGACAGCGCCATCATCGGGCGCGTGACCCAGGATGCCGATTGCTTCGTGACCTTGAAGACCGCCTTTGGCGGAACCCGCATGGTCGATTGGCTGACCGGCGAACAACTGCCGAGAATCTGCTGA
- a CDS encoding hydrogenase maturation protein yields the protein MRILLLAHSFNSLTQRVWVELQALGHELALELDIKDSVTEEAVALFRPDLIVAPFLKRAIPPSVWQAVRCLVIHPGPLGDRGPAALDWAILEGRSQWGVTVLEAAADFDAGPVWAHRAFQMRAASKGSLYRREVSDAAIDALQEAIAKIEAGEKPTPAPDGAFRSFVPQELRAIDWRTDKAADVLRKIRSADGAPGVRDVIDGREFYLFDAESADLQGPPGALLASDGARLARACADGAVWIGHLRPTGSEQLKLPATHYLKTEGLAQQDPSDIAYEEQGAVGVLRFPFYNGAMSTSQCLRLRDAFLAAAKRPTRVILLAGGEDYWSNGIHLGTIEAAKSVSDESWDNINAIDDLAEAIITCGSHLTLAAMAGNAGAGGVFLALAADRVVMRGGIVLNPHYKGMGNLYGSEYWTYLLPKRTTKEQALRILEARLPMGAAEALDLGLADVVLSKDMASFAQEALGCAAAMAAGDGFLEKLAAKRQSRADDEAAKPLSAYRAEELERMRLNFYGFDPSYHVARYHFIFKSAKSRTPLYLAPHRRAKLVA from the coding sequence ATGCGCATTTTGTTGCTCGCCCATTCCTTCAACAGTCTGACCCAACGCGTCTGGGTGGAACTGCAAGCCCTCGGCCACGAACTGGCCCTAGAGCTTGACATCAAGGACAGCGTGACCGAAGAGGCCGTGGCGCTGTTTCGACCCGACTTGATCGTCGCCCCTTTCTTGAAGCGCGCCATTCCGCCTAGCGTTTGGCAGGCCGTGCGCTGTCTTGTCATTCATCCCGGCCCCTTGGGCGACCGTGGCCCCGCCGCCCTTGATTGGGCTATTCTGGAGGGCCGTTCGCAATGGGGGGTGACGGTGTTGGAGGCGGCAGCCGATTTCGATGCCGGCCCCGTCTGGGCGCACCGCGCGTTCCAAATGCGCGCCGCCAGCAAGGGCAGCCTTTACCGGCGCGAGGTCAGCGATGCAGCCATCGACGCGTTGCAAGAAGCGATTGCCAAGATCGAGGCGGGCGAGAAACCGACGCCAGCGCCGGACGGGGCGTTCCGCTCGTTTGTACCGCAAGAACTTCGCGCCATCGATTGGCGAACCGACAAGGCGGCGGACGTGCTTCGCAAGATCCGCTCGGCCGACGGAGCGCCGGGCGTTCGCGACGTCATCGATGGTCGCGAGTTTTATCTGTTCGACGCCGAGAGTGCCGATCTGCAAGGGCCGCCTGGAGCTTTGCTGGCCAGCGACGGCGCCCGATTGGCCAGGGCATGCGCCGACGGCGCCGTCTGGATCGGCCATCTCAGGCCGACCGGATCCGAACAACTGAAATTGCCCGCCACGCATTACTTAAAGACAGAGGGCTTGGCCCAACAGGACCCCAGCGACATCGCCTATGAGGAGCAAGGAGCGGTGGGCGTGCTGCGCTTTCCCTTCTACAACGGCGCCATGAGCACATCGCAATGTCTTCGCCTGCGCGATGCCTTCCTAGCGGCGGCCAAGCGCCCGACCCGCGTCATCTTGCTGGCGGGCGGCGAGGATTACTGGTCGAACGGCATTCATCTGGGAACCATCGAGGCCGCGAAAAGCGTTTCCGACGAATCTTGGGACAACATCAACGCCATCGACGATCTGGCCGAAGCGATCATCACCTGCGGCTCGCATTTGACGCTGGCCGCCATGGCGGGCAATGCCGGAGCGGGCGGCGTGTTCCTGGCCCTGGCCGCCGACCGGGTGGTGATGCGCGGCGGCATCGTGCTGAACCCGCATTACAAAGGAATGGGAAATCTCTACGGGTCGGAATATTGGACCTATCTTCTGCCCAAGCGCACGACCAAGGAACAAGCGCTGCGCATCCTTGAGGCGAGGCTTCCCATGGGCGCCGCCGAGGCCCTTGATCTGGGTCTAGCCGACGTCGTTCTCAGCAAGGACATGGCCAGCTTTGCGCAAGAAGCGCTTGGTTGCGCCGCAGCAATGGCGGCGGGAGATGGGTTCTTGGAAAAGTTGGCGGCCAAGCGCCAATCTCGCGCCGACGACGAAGCGGCAAAGCCGCTGTCGGCCTATCGCGCAGAAGAGCTTGAGCGAATGCGCCTTAATTTCTACGGCTTCGATCCCAGCTATCATGTGGCGCGCTATCACTTCATCTTCAAATCGGCCAAGTCGCGCACCCCTCTTTACCTGGCACCCCATCGGCGTGCTAAACTTGTCGCATGA
- a CDS encoding sigma-54-dependent Fis family transcriptional regulator — protein MSKPTILVIDDEIRSQEALRRVLSEEFYVFTASGAEAAETLLEQERVEAILCDQRMPGETGVAFLKRARERWPETVRIIISGYTDSEDIIAGVNEAGIYQYVTKPWEPEALLEIVREATRLFRLQSENHAASLEIKLDSKSLGRVVADKRKSLKSRFGFDRLLCCDASPLKGAIDLARRIARYDIPVLITGESGTGKELLARALHYNSHRGEKPFVVENCGALPDTLLESELFGTKRGAFTGAMEDRIGLFEQASGGTIFLDEIGDTSPAFQVKLLRVLQEGEIRPLGARGPRKIDVRVIAATNRDLERDVAEGRFRRDLYYRLAGLRLHVPPLRERPMDLPLIAQRLVEQAAKSFGKKIGVIAPETLARLQDYDWPGNVREMQNEISRMVALADGPELGPDLLSEPVREKRPAAQFGFASIQLPEPQGALKDHVERLEERLIAESLRRHRHNISRAAEELGLSRVGLRAKLQRYGLERLN, from the coding sequence ATGAGCAAGCCGACCATCCTGGTCATTGACGACGAGATACGCTCGCAAGAAGCGCTCAGACGCGTGTTGAGCGAGGAGTTTTACGTCTTCACCGCTTCGGGGGCCGAGGCGGCCGAGACCTTGCTGGAGCAAGAACGGGTCGAGGCGATCCTTTGCGATCAGCGCATGCCGGGCGAGACCGGCGTCGCCTTCTTGAAGCGCGCGCGCGAACGCTGGCCGGAAACGGTGCGCATCATCATCTCGGGCTACACCGATTCCGAAGACATCATCGCGGGCGTCAACGAGGCGGGAATCTACCAGTACGTCACCAAGCCATGGGAGCCGGAGGCGCTGCTGGAAATCGTGCGCGAAGCCACGCGCCTGTTCAGGCTGCAAAGCGAAAACCATGCGGCCAGCCTGGAGATCAAGCTCGATTCCAAAAGCCTGGGCCGCGTGGTGGCCGACAAGCGCAAATCGCTGAAAAGCCGCTTTGGCTTTGATCGCCTGCTTTGTTGCGACGCCAGCCCTCTGAAAGGGGCAATCGATTTGGCGCGCCGGATCGCCAGATACGACATTCCCGTGCTGATCACCGGCGAGTCCGGCACCGGCAAGGAATTGCTGGCCCGCGCCCTGCACTATAATTCGCACCGCGGCGAAAAGCCCTTCGTGGTCGAGAATTGCGGCGCCCTTCCCGACACGCTGCTGGAAAGCGAATTGTTCGGCACCAAACGGGGCGCCTTCACCGGCGCCATGGAAGACCGCATCGGCCTGTTCGAACAGGCCAGCGGCGGCACCATCTTCCTGGATGAAATCGGCGACACCTCGCCCGCCTTCCAAGTCAAGCTGCTGCGCGTGTTGCAGGAAGGCGAAATCCGCCCGTTGGGGGCCAGGGGGCCACGCAAGATCGACGTGCGCGTCATTGCCGCCACCAACCGCGATCTGGAACGAGACGTGGCGGAGGGGCGCTTTCGACGCGATCTTTATTATCGTCTCGCCGGATTGCGCTTGCATGTGCCGCCGCTGCGCGAGCGGCCGATGGATTTGCCCCTGATCGCGCAGCGGCTGGTCGAACAGGCGGCGAAATCGTTTGGCAAGAAAATCGGCGTCATCGCGCCGGAAACCCTGGCCCGCCTGCAAGACTATGACTGGCCGGGCAATGTGCGCGAGATGCAAAACGAAATCAGCCGCATGGTGGCGCTGGCCGATGGGCCGGAGCTTGGCCCCGATTTGCTAAGCGAACCCGTTCGCGAAAAGCGTCCGGCGGCGCAGTTCGGCTTTGCATCCATTCAATTGCCGGAACCGCAGGGCGCTTTGAAGGATCACGTCGAGCGGCTCGAGGAACGTTTGATCGCCGAATCGCTGCGCCGTCACCGCCACAATATCAGCCGCGCCGCCGAGGAACTGGGATTGTCTCGGGTGGGCCTGCGCGCCAAGTTGCAACGTTATGGCCTCGAGCGTCTCAACTGA